The DNA window TACCGGCCTGCCAGTCGGTTACTCTGCGGCTATTTTTCGTAAGCTTCAGGCGGCTTCCGTTTGACCAGGTCTTCGCCGTATTCGGCCGCCAGTTTGACGCGTTCACGGTCCGCCTTTTTGATTACGTCGTCCGTTACGATCAAAGGACGCGACGCCGGCCGCAGCCGGCCTGTTTCCAGATCCTGCGCGTAGTAATACATAATGCCGCTGCGATCCTTGAATGCCGCCGCCAGAATCTGCACGCCGGAAAAGACCTCCAGCTGGCCGCGCACCTCGGGGGGATCCGTCTCCAGTCGCAAAATATCGCCCGTGTTGTAATCGAAGATCACATCTTCGACCAGCATCTGCTTGTAACGCCGAAAGTCGATGGTCGTGATCTCGACGCGCGACAGAAACAGCACCGGCGTCCTACGCGAGTTGCTGAAGTCACGCTGGCTGAACTTGTAATGGTTGACATCCGGCAGGGGAACTTCAGGCGGATCGGTCGTCGAACTGGTCGACTTTTTCAGCGTCAATTCTTCGCGCGTCGCCTGGGCGAAGGAAGGCGTCGCCACCGCAACGAACAGGCAAAGCAGTACCGGCGCCAGACAAAGGAATCGCATGGATCCAACCTGAGTGCTGGAGAGAGAAGTCAAAAGGTCTCTCGCCAGTATAACCCAGGACCGGCCAGGACGAAAAATTTTTCCTGGCCGGTGAGCGAAACGGGCGGACGATTTGCCACCAGACGACGATTAGTCGGCGTCTTTCGACAGGTCTTCTCCGCGGAGCCAGCGGGCCAGCAGGGTGAGATCGTCTTTGCTGAGCAGGTTAATCGGATGGTCCTTGCTGTGGAACTCGGGCATCCGATCGTTGCCGGAACCGTAGAACCTTTCCGCCGTCGGGTTGGAGATCATGCCGACGAGCCACTCCCGCGAAGCCCAGCCGATCAGGTCGGGGGCGCCGGAGTTCTCATTGTCGTGCCACTGATGGCAGTCGGTGCAGCTGAACTCGTCGACCAGGGCGGTGGAGCCCTTTTCGATCAGGCCGTCCTCTTTGGCTTTGGCGTCGGCTTCGGCCTGGGCCGGCAAGGCCGCTTCGGCCGACAGGGCGGCGATCAGGGCGGTCAGGTTTTCCTGCTGCTCTTCGTCGAGATCCGCCAGGCTGTCTTCCACAAAGCCGACCATGTCGCCATCCTTGTGGCGAGTGGCGCCAAAGTAATGCCGGGACTGGATCTTCTCGGGGTTTAACAGTCCCGCCAGCCAGTCCCGCGAGCCGAAGCCTTCCAGGTTGGGAGCGCTCGGCCGCTTGGAAACAATCCCCTGCCCGTCGGCGTCGACCTTGCTATGGCAAGCGGAGCAGTTCGAGGTGAACAGGGCTTCGGCCCGGGCCGTGCGTTCCTCGCCGACCGTGGAAACCTGGCCGACCAGCGGCTCCGGTTCGGCGGTCAAAGTGCGGGCGGACCTCACGGCGATCTCCGCGTCGAGGGCCGAATGCGGCTGGACGAAACGACCGGCCTGCGGCTCGTACGTATCAAAACGCAACCAGTCGACGATCATGGACAGTTCGCTGATTTTGACCGCGTTCCTTTCCGGGTGCTGCAGGTCAGCCGCGTAGCTCTGCATGCGGTCGTTTTCATTGCGATAAAATCGCTCGTGCGTCGGCTCACTGACCATCCCCAGCATCCATTCATAGGAGCCATAACCGGTCAGGTCGGGCGCCAGTCCCAGCTGGCCCGTGTCTCCCACACGATGGCAGTAGGTGGCGCAAGTCTGCTTCATCAACACCAGACCGCGTTCGATCTGGGCGGAGTCCTCAATTTCCAGCGGACGCTGATATCCGAGTTGGGCCTGGGCGCTGAGCGCGACAATGATCGCCTGGCGATCGGCCAGACGCTGATCGTTCTGCTTTTTCAGCCCGGCAAGTTCGGCCTGCTTTTTGGTTTGTTCTTCCTTGAGCGAAGCCTCGACTTTGGCCGCTTCGTCGGCGTCTTGCGGCAGGTTTTTCAGGTCCTTCGCAATCGCATCCAGGGCGCCCTGGGCTTTGGCGATTTGCGCAGGGAACTCACCGTAGTACGACTTGACCCATTCGGCCATGCGACCGTCTTTGTGGGCCGTGTCGCCAAAATAGGGCGACACAATCCGACGGCGGTAGTTGGCCGGGTTGTCTTCCTCTTCGGCAATTTTGGGGTCGGAGGACTTCTCTGGCTCCAGCACGTCCCGGCGAGAGATTTGCTCGGGATCGAGCAGCCCTTCCAGCCATTCGCGGGAAGCAAAGCGGTACAGGTTTGCCGCGCCCAGGCTGGGGTCTTCGTACAGGACCTTGCCGTCCTTGCGGACGACACGCGCCGGCTCCTCTTCGGTCGCTTCGGTTACGACGGGCATCTGGAAACGGGTCAGCCGCAGCGTTTCCACCAGGTGCTCGGCCTCGGCTTCTGCCGGCGTTTCCACCGGTCCTTCAAAAGCGTGGCAGCTGGCGCAGTGACGCTCAAACAGCACAGGGCCCTGCATCAGCGGATCGTTCCGCACCAGGGAAACGGCGCCGTCTTTGGGAATCATTTGCGGCGGACTGGCGTTGCCGTCGTCGTCTTTGGTGCGTCGCTGCACCAGTTCGATCGCGCGTTCCGCTTCGTGGACCGCTTTTTTCTGGGCCAGCTGGAAGCTGGGATTGTTCGCGTCTTCGCGCATGGCGATGAAGGTTAGCGCTCCGGCCCCCACGATCAGCACGCACAGGAACGCCACATTGAATTTATGCCCGCCTTTGAACCAGGCAATAATCGGGGCCAGGGCCAGCACGGTCATAATCAGACCAGGCAGCACCAGCGCGCCGACAAATTCCGAGTTGATCGAACCTTCCGGGCCATCGAAGTACTTGAGCAGCTGGAACAGGAACAGGAAGTACCATTCCGGGCGAGCCGCATCGTACGGCGCCGAGCGATCGGCCGGCGCCATCAGTTCGGCTCCGCGATGTTCGGCCGTCAGCGAACCGGACAGGGCTCCGCCCACATCAAAGTGAATCGCGCTCAGCAGCACCAGCACCAGCAACACCAGACAGCCGATGCTGTCCCAGAAGACCTGATAGGGCCAGAACGACTGGTCCGGCTTGTTCGCCCGAATGACCGGATGCAATCCATGGCGACGGAACACAGCGATATGCAGCGCCAGGAAGATCATCAGCAAGGCCGGCAGCACGCCCGCATGCAAGGCGAAAAACCGGGTGAGCGTATGATGGCCGTAGTCGGTTCCGCCCAGCACGACCTGCTGGATATCCTGCCCCACAAAGGGGACAAGCGTCATCAGGTTGGTGGCCACATTGGTGGCCCAGTAGCCTTTTTGATCCCATGGCAGCAGGTAACCGGTCAAGCCCAGCCCCATCACGATCTGCATCAGCACCAGACCCAGCCAGTAGTTCACCTCGCGGGGAGCTTTATAGGCGCCGTCGAAAATCACCTGGATCAGGTGCAGCCCCAGCACGACCATCATGGCCGAAGCCATAAAATGATGGATGCCGCGGAGCAGCCAGCCGCCCGTCATTTCGTACTGAATGTAGTACACGCTTTCCCAGGCCGTCTGGCTGCTGGGGCTGTACGCCATCCACAGGAACAGGCCGGTAATCGCCTGGGTCACAAAGGCAAAAACCAGCATGCTGCCAGTCGCGTAACGCAGCCGGGCCCCGTACGGCACGTTCTCATACAGGGCTTCGTGCAACAAACGGCGAGCGCCGGTGCGATTGTCGAACCAGTCGATCAGCTTGTACATGGAAACAGTTTCCTGGGACGCCAGCAAAAGGGCGAGGGGGCGACAAAGCGGGTTACGAGCAGACGCAGGGAGAAGCCGGCTAGCCCTTGGGGACCAGATCGTGAATGCCTGGGTAATAGTTGATGAACTTCACCCAGACTTCCCCCAGCTTGAGCTTTTCCGGATCGACTTCGAGCGCGTCGAGCGGCCGCGGGCTGGGATTGGATTTCCCTTTGACCTTGGAACCGTCGAGTTCAAACTCGCTGTTATGACAAGGACAGGCAAACACATCGTGCGCGGCAGCGTAAGAAACAAAGCAGCCGGCGTGCGGGCAGCTGGCGTTGAACGCCTTGATCTCGCCGTCTTCTTTGCGGAGCAGAAAAATGGCGCCAATCGGCTGGTTGGCGTCCCGATTCCAGGCGTCGACCAGATCGTCCAGCACCGGAAACTGGGCCGGCGTGTTGTCGGCCGGCACGGACTCCAGCGAGGTGATCCGCAGCCATTTGCCGGGCCCGTTGGCGCCGATCGCTTCCCGACGGAACAGCGGATCAAACAGCACCAGCATCCCGGCGCCTAGCGCCGGCAAGCCGACAACAAATCCGACAAATCCCGCCGCCAGTTCCCATATCAGGCTGCGGCGGGTCGGTCCGCCCGGAGCGGGCGCGTCGACCACAGCAGGTTCTTTGCCAGGTTTAACAGGTTTTTTCGAAGAATCGGCCACGACAGGGTCTCCGCAAGGCGAGAACAGCGGAACAGGGGGGCAGTGTGTTGGGGCGGTCGTGTGGATGTCTGTCCAGCACAAACCGGGCGGGACGAAAGGGGCAGGTCCCAGGGACGACGAATTCCGCAATGAGAAGCCGCCATGATTCCAAGGGAAAACCTTTACCTCTCACAGGGAATTATCGCATGGCTTTGCGCACGCCGTCAAGCACGACAGGCTGGGCCTCGGACAGGGAGCCTTCGATGAACGCTCCGGCCGCTGCGCGATGGCCGCCGCCGCCAAACAGACCGGCGACTTCGCTGCAGTTCAGCTCGCACTGGCTACGGAAGCTCAGCTTGAATCCGCCCGTAGCCTGCTCGACCATAATCACGGCCACTTCCACGCCCGCAATGCCAAGCAGCATGTTGACCACGTCTTCGGTATCGCTGGGCAAGGCGCCCGTTTCGGTGAAGTCTTCCTTCAGGGCGAACGTATACGCCAGGCGGCCGTCGAGCTCCACTTCGATATTCGCCAGGATCCGGCCCCGCAGCTTCACCCGGCCGACCGTATCCTGCTCGTACAGGGCAGCATAAATGGCCGGCGGACTGGCCCCGGCGGTGATCAGCTTCGCCATGTATTCATAGCACGAAGGCGACGCCGACGGAAAACGAAACCAGCCGGTATCGGTCGCGACCGCCGCAAACAACGGCGTGGCGATGGCCGGCGTCAGCGGCACATGCAGATGTTCGGCCAGTTCGGCGACCAGGCGTCCGGTCGCTTCAGCCGTGGTGTTTTTGTAAAGCGCGGCGCCCAGGTCGTCTTCGCTCACATGGTGGTCAAAGATCAACTTTTTGGCCGGCGTCGCTTTGACAACCTCGCCCATCGGTCCCAGCTGGGCCCAGGCGCTGGTGTCCAGGATCATCATCACTTCGCGGTCGTCGAGATCCGCCACTTCGACGCCCTGGCCCAGGGTTTCAATCCGCAGGTCGGGGTCGATGAACGCCAGATTCGGCGGAGTCGGATGGCCGTTGACAATGCGAACGTCCTTCCCGAGCGACTCCAGCACCCCCATCATCCCCAGTTCGCTTCCCAGCGCATCACAATCAGGACGGATATGGCTGGTCAAGAGAAATCGTTCATGGGCGCCAATCAGCGCCACCAGGGCAGGCCAATCTATCGACATCGGGCTGACAATCCGTAGGGGAAGTATGTCAATTAACGCCGCGACTATCGCGACTTTTCTTCAACCGGCAGTTTAGCCCGTCGGCCTCCCGTCGACTACCGCGGGGGCAGGGATTGGAATTTGTGGGGGAGAAAGAACGAACGACAAGCGGCAAGCGACAGAGGGAGGACGGCTTATGGGCGGCGCCTGGGCGGTGTGGCGTTTATGATGGGATGCGAGGTCGTGGGGATCGGGGATTGTCTGCAAGGTTGTCGAGGGTCGTATGGTGATGCTGGTTGAGCCGGAGGAACGCCGCTTTCTGGGACTGCTGTCGCGCATGTCCCACGCCAACCCGTTCCTGCCGGAACGGATCGAGCTGGAGCGGGAACTGCTGGGCGACGACGCCGTGAGCACCGCCCCGGTCTGGAGCAAAGAAAGCGATCTGGTCAGCGATCGGGCCAATATCGAAAAGCTGTTCGCCCGGGTGGAGCCGCTGGCCAACCGACTGCGCGAACGGATGGCGGAAGGAGCCACGGCCGAACCGGGCGACCTGGACCTGTATGACGACCTGATTCTGTACCTGCTGTATTACCGTTTCCACGACGAATTCCGCACCGCGATCGCCAACAGCCAGGACGTCGCCGCCCCGCCGGTCGTGCCGCACTGGGAGCCGTTTCTGGAAACGTTCCGCCGCTATTACGAAACGCCCGGCCGGCCTGCGCCCGTCGCGCATGATCCGGCCCACCTGTTCGCTGGCTTCTTCCAGGTGCGTCGGGCGTTCCATCATATTTACCACTTCATCGTCGGCGCCTCGATGCCGGCCGCCAGGCTCAGGGCGGCCGTCTGGCAGTCGATCTTCACCCACGAGCTGCGCCGATACCGCCGCACGCTGTACAAATCGCTGGGCGATATCACTACGCTGATCTCCGGCCCTTCCGGCACCGGGAAAGAACTGGTCGCCAGGGCGATCGGCCTGTCGCGCTACATTCCCTTCGACGTCAAACAGCGTCGCTTTACAGAGCTGTTCCACGCTTCGTTTTATCCGCTGAACCTGTCGGCTCTCAGCCCGACACTGATTGAATCCGAGCTGTTCGGCCATTGTCGCGGGGCCTTTACCGGCGCAGTCGGAGACCGCCAGGGCTGGCTGGAAGTGTGCACCCCCTTGGGGACCGTCTTTCTGGACGAGATCGGCGAGCTCGATCCGTCGATCCAGGTCAAGCTGCTCCGCGTGCTGCAGTCCCGCATGTTCCAGCGACTGGGCGAATCCAGCGACCGCCGGTTCCCCGGCAAGATCATCGCCGCGACCAATCGCGATCTGGCAGCCGACATGCTGTCCGGCAGTTTTCGGCAGGACTTTTACTATCGTCTGTGCAGCGACATGATCCGCACCCCCGCGCTGCACGAGCAGTTGGCCGATCAGCCGGCCGACCTGTACAACCTGGTCCGCTTCATCACCCAGCGGATCGCGGATGAAGAAGCCGAAAGCATCGCGCAAGAGGTCGTCGAGTGGATTGAAGGCCACCTGGGCAGCGACTACCCGTGGCCCGGCAATATCCGGGAACTGGAGCAGTGCGTACGGAACGTGATGATCCGCCGCGAGTACCTGCCGCCGCCCTGCGCGCCGACGCCAACCGTGCATCCGATCAGCGAAGCGCTCGCCCGCTGCGAGCTATCCGCCGATCAGTTGCTGCGCATGTACTGCACGTACGCCTATCAAAAGATCGGCAGCTTCGAGCAGACCGCCAAAGCCCTGCAGCTGGACCGCCGCACCGTCAAAAGCAAAGTCGACGAAGAGCTGCTGGAAACCCTCCAGGCGGAGTTCGAACGGCCCAGCTGATACGGCGGCCTGACAAGGGACAGTCGACTTTCTGCGCCTGCTTTCTCGCAAAACGACGAAAAGTAATCGTGCAGGAACGAAGGAAAAACAACTTCGGTTTTTGTAGAACACGAAGCACCCTTAATATAGCAATCCTGCTTGAGATCACGCCATGAAGTATGTGGCTGGGGCATCCTGGCCAACTTCATCCACGATGGTCCGCTGCCGACCTCTCCTTTGCGCCTTCGCGCCTTTGCGTGAGATCCACTTCGCGATCGAATCGCCAAACCGTCTTTGAACGGCGGGAAGATAAAGGGAGCGGATTCAAAAATCTCCCTCGCGGAAATGGGGACTCACGCAAAGGCGCGAAGGCGCAAAGAACCAGAAGAATGTGAGAAATATATGGCCACGGCCCCTGTGGACGGAGTGCTTCTGATTCCTGCCAGACGGGGAAATCACCGAAGTTGCTTTTCTCCGGTTCCCCAGTAATTTTCCTCGCGTTCCCAAGTCGATCGTGTAGCCGACCTACCGACTCCGTTCGTCAAGATCGAGATGGCCCCCAGAGATCGTCGACAGGTGGATCGCAGGATATTCGATAGCGAACATGCCAATCGTCGAGTAACCTGCCCTCGCTTACTGCTTCAACACACTCCGCGACGGTCAGCAGGGAAATGATCACGCGTTCGATCAACAGAGGTCGTCGCCAATGCGCCGCGTCACCCCATTGATCGCTTCCTTTCATTGCCCGTTCTCTGGCCAGATACAACTCCTGTAGAATCTGCCTGTTGCCCGAAAGAGCGAGTACCTTTGCCGACTCAAATGCGAGCTGAGCTTCCTCGCGAAAAAGGTTTTCAAGCAGTTTCTCTAAGTTTTCGTCCATTGTCCAAGGCTTGCAGGCTACCGGAGTTGCCGTAATCATCCGTGAAGTCACTCACGGTTCAGTTCTCTCGTAAACAGAGGGAATCTGACTGGCTCTCCCCTGACAAAAAAGTTCGCGACGGAGATCACTGAGGATTACAGAAAAGGAGGAACACAAGACGCTTATCCTCTCCTCCTTTTCCTCTGTGTTCCTCGGCGGCCTCTGCGATGAATTCCTTTTTTGGACGCCTTTCGATTCTGTGTCAAGCCGAACGAGAGACGACTTGCCGCCGAGTACGTCGGCTACACGCCAAACACGTCGCCGTCGTGGGCGAACTCGTAGGCGAAGGGGACCCGGCCGCTTAGCGATTCCAGCCGGTCGAGTGATTCCTCAAAGTACATCCGCAACTCCATGTCGGAGCGTTTGGGATCGTGGTGCGAGATCAACACCCGTTCCGGTCGCTGACTGCAGGCCAGGATGGCGGGCAGGATTCGATCGGGCGTGCCATGCCCCCAGCCGACGCGCGACATGGCGACGCCGCCGATGGAGCGCTCGCCCGTGTACTCTTCGTCGCGATACTGCATGTCGGCGATCAGCAGCTTCGAGCGGGAGAAGAACTCGACGACTTCTGCTTCCGGTTTCTCTGGCGGTTCGTAGTCGGTCGCAATCACGATCGCTCCGCTGCCGGACGTTTCCAGCCGCAGCCCGCTGCATCCACCGGGATGGGATAGCGGAATGGTGTGCACGCGGACATCGCCGATTTTGATCGTCTCGCCGGGTCGATAGGACAGGTGCTCCCGTCGGGCGCCAATGGAGTCCAGCATGGGCAGGGTGACCGGCCAGAACCGTTCCTGGAAAGTCGCTTCCAGAACCTGCTCCATCACCGTGTCGTCGCACCCGTCGCCGTCTTCCTCCCGGTAGGCGGAAAGCTCGGGGCTGTAGAACCGCAGCACCAGGTTTTTGGCAAAGAGCAGACTGCTGGCCCGCAGCCCGGCCAGGTGGTCTTCATGGTAGTGCGTTTGAATGCAATGGATCACATGGGTGCGATCCGACTCGCCCGCCAGCATGGCCAGGATATAGTCCGAGACCGTTTCCACCCCGAGGCCGTGGTCAATCACAATGAACGTATCGTGGTGACGATAGAAAAAGCAGGTGGTGCGACTGCCGTACAGTTCTCGACGAAAGGAACTGCGGCGCACCGTCCAGGGAGCATCCGCGTCGTACACGGGCCGATTCTCCGAGGGAGCAGGAAAACTGCCGGCGCACCCGCCTATCATGAAAAGTGTATCGGTTTTCATACAGTCCCCAGCTGGGAAGCCCCCGCTTCTTTCCTGGCTCTGCCATGCGGCGCGCCAGTTCCCGTTTGTCATTGTGATCCAAGCGGGACCGCCGTTCAACCGTTCCCTGCTCAGGGCCGGCCGTCAGACCAATTGCGTTGTTGTCGCGGAAAATCGTCCTCGCTCGTCAGGACGAGTGTAGCAAACTCCGCAGCCGCCGACACACCCGGCTGGCTAGGAGATTCCCCCGCCAGCCGCAGGTCCCGCCAAAAACGACTCAGCTGCAAGCCCCCAGCGACCGGGAACAGGCCGATGGCGTAGGCTTTCTGCTCGCGATATTCTTTCTATCTGGCGAATTTCCTGCTGGTCGGGCTACGATCGTCCGCCGGGATTCGCCACGCCTTGCCACTGGCTTGTGCGACGCCCGAGTCGCCAAAGACGGATCTTTCCTTCGTAAGGGTTATCAAGATGCAACGGATTTTGATCGTTTTAACGGCATGCACCACACTTTCTCTGCTGGGCGCCGCGGTATCCTGGGCTGCGGATGGACCGGTTCCGCTGATCCCCCGCACCAAATTTTTCGGCAATCCCGAGAAAGCACGCGCCCGGATCAGCCCCGACGGCAAGCGGCTGGCGTTTGTCGCCCCGGTCAACGGAGTGCTGAATGTCTGGGTCGGACCGGCCAATGACTGGAAGCAGGCCAGGCCCGTCACGCACGACACCCACCGCGGCGTCGTCCGCTTTTCCTGGGCGTACACCAATCGCCATCTGCTCTATCTGCAGGACAAGGACGGCGACGAAGATAACCATGTCTACGCGATCGACCTCGATTCCGGGCAGATCAAAGACCTCACGCCAATCGAAAAAATCTCGGCCGAACTCGACACCGTGAGCGAACTGTTCCCGGAAGAAATTCTGGTCGGCATCAACGATCGCGACGAACGCTACTTCCACGATCTGTACCGCGTGAACCTGCTGACCGGCGAGCGGAAACTGGTCGAGCAGAACCCGGGCTACGCCGCCCTGCTGGCCGACGACCATTACCGCGTCCGCTTGGCGATGAACTTCACCGCCGAGGCCGGCCAGGTGTACCTCAAAAAGACGGCCGCCGGCGAATGGGAGGAGTTTATCCAGGTCGACGCCGTCGACGCCATGACCACCAGCCCGCTGGGCTTCAGTGAGTCGGGCGATCAGCTTTACATGCTCGACAGCCGCAACCGCGATACGGCCGCCCTGCAGCAGGTCGACCTGGCGACGGGCGCCGCGAAACTGCTCGCCGAAGACCCCCGGGCCGACATTGATAACGTCATCATCCACCCCACCAAAAAGACCGTCCAGGCGGCCTCGTCGACCTTTGCCCGGCGCAAGTGGATGGTGCTGGACCCTTCCATCGCCGACGATCTGAAATACCTCACCTCCGTGGCTCGGGGCGAGATCGAAATCACCAGCCGCACGCTCGACGATAAAATCTGGACGGTCGCCTATATCATGGACGACGGCCCGGTCCGGTTCTATCTGTATCATCGCGATCAGAAAAAGACCGAGTTCCTGTTTGTCAGCCAGAGCGATCTGGAAGGCCTGCCGCTGGTCAAAATGACGCCCGTCGTGATCCCGGCCCGCGACGGCCTGAAGCTGGTGTCTTACCTGTCGCTCCCCGCCGGTTGCGACGCCGACAAGAACGGCCGCGTCGACAAGCCGCTGCCGATGGTGCTGCTGGTTCACGGCGGACCCTGGGCGCGGGACTCCTGGGGTTATGATCCAGAACATCAGTTGCTGGCCAACCGGGGTTACGCCGTGCTCAGCGTGAACTATCGCGGCTCGACCGGCTTTGGCAAAAACTTCATCAACGCCGGCGACCAGCAGTGGGCCGCCAACATGCACAACGACCTGATCGATGCCGTCGACTGGGCGATCGAAAAAGGCATCGCCCAGCCCGACAAAGTCGCCGTGATGGGCGGCAGCTACGGCGGTTACGCGGCCCTGGTGAGCTTGACCTTTACGCCGGAAAAATTCGCCTGTGCGGTCGATCTGGTCGGGCCTTCCAGCCTGGTCACTTTGCTGCAGAACCCGCCGCCTTACTGGATGCCGTTTATGCCCGTCATGAAACGCCGCGTGGGCGACGTCGGGACGGCTGAGGGCCGCGAGTTTCTCGAATCGCGATCCCCGTTGTTCCTGGTCGAAAAAATCCAGAAGCCGCTGCTGATCGGCCAGGGCGCCAACGACCCGCGGGTCAAGCAGGCCGAAGCCGACCAGATTGTCGCCGCCATGCGTGCGAAAACCATTCCCGTCACTTACCTGCTCTATGGCGATGAAGGGCATGGCTTTGCCCGCCCGGAAAACCGCTTCTCCTTTTACGCGGTAGCGGAAGCCTTCCTGGCGAAGCAGCTGGGCGGCCGTTTCGAACCGATCGGCGAAGCATTCCGGGGGGCCAGCATCGAGGTTCCCGCCGGAGCCGACGAAGTGCCCGGACTCGAAGCGGCCCTTCAGGAGAAACAGACCGACGACGCCAAAAAGGACGACGCAGAATAACGCCAGCGGCCGGCCGGGGCGAACGCGTCCCGAGACAGCTCCCGTTCTGGAATCCTCATTTTGTAAGTGCGGGTTCCAGAACTGCCCGCCCTTCCTCCCCGTACAAACGGCGCATTCGGCGCCGTTGACCGGCACGGGAGCAAACGCCTGCAGCGGACGGCCGGGAAATTCGTCCGGTCCAGGGCGCTGTCCTGATTTTGAATTACACTAGACGGCTGATGGTTGGCGGCGTGCGGGTCGCGCTTCCTTCGTCCCTTCTCTTGTCTGGCGTAACCCGAGACTGCTCCATGTCGAAGCCTTCCTTTCGTCGCATACTCCAGATGGGACGCCCTGCGAGCGTTGCGCCGATCTACCTGTT is part of the Lignipirellula cremea genome and encodes:
- a CDS encoding cytochrome b N-terminal domain-containing protein, yielding MYKLIDWFDNRTGARRLLHEALYENVPYGARLRYATGSMLVFAFVTQAITGLFLWMAYSPSSQTAWESVYYIQYEMTGGWLLRGIHHFMASAMMVVLGLHLIQVIFDGAYKAPREVNYWLGLVLMQIVMGLGLTGYLLPWDQKGYWATNVATNLMTLVPFVGQDIQQVVLGGTDYGHHTLTRFFALHAGVLPALLMIFLALHIAVFRRHGLHPVIRANKPDQSFWPYQVFWDSIGCLVLLVLVLLSAIHFDVGGALSGSLTAEHRGAELMAPADRSAPYDAARPEWYFLFLFQLLKYFDGPEGSINSEFVGALVLPGLIMTVLALAPIIAWFKGGHKFNVAFLCVLIVGAGALTFIAMREDANNPSFQLAQKKAVHEAERAIELVQRRTKDDDGNASPPQMIPKDGAVSLVRNDPLMQGPVLFERHCASCHAFEGPVETPAEAEAEHLVETLRLTRFQMPVVTEATEEEPARVVRKDGKVLYEDPSLGAANLYRFASREWLEGLLDPEQISRRDVLEPEKSSDPKIAEEEDNPANYRRRIVSPYFGDTAHKDGRMAEWVKSYYGEFPAQIAKAQGALDAIAKDLKNLPQDADEAAKVEASLKEEQTKKQAELAGLKKQNDQRLADRQAIIVALSAQAQLGYQRPLEIEDSAQIERGLVLMKQTCATYCHRVGDTGQLGLAPDLTGYGSYEWMLGMVSEPTHERFYRNENDRMQSYAADLQHPERNAVKISELSMIVDWLRFDTYEPQAGRFVQPHSALDAEIAVRSARTLTAEPEPLVGQVSTVGEERTARAEALFTSNCSACHSKVDADGQGIVSKRPSAPNLEGFGSRDWLAGLLNPEKIQSRHYFGATRHKDGDMVGFVEDSLADLDEEQQENLTALIAALSAEAALPAQAEADAKAKEDGLIEKGSTALVDEFSCTDCHQWHDNENSGAPDLIGWASREWLVGMISNPTAERFYGSGNDRMPEFHSKDHPINLLSKDDLTLLARWLRGEDLSKDAD
- a CDS encoding QcrA and Rieske domain-containing protein yields the protein MVDAPAPGGPTRRSLIWELAAGFVGFVVGLPALGAGMLVLFDPLFRREAIGANGPGKWLRITSLESVPADNTPAQFPVLDDLVDAWNRDANQPIGAIFLLRKEDGEIKAFNASCPHAGCFVSYAAAHDVFACPCHNSEFELDGSKVKGKSNPSPRPLDALEVDPEKLKLGEVWVKFINYYPGIHDLVPKG
- a CDS encoding DHH family phosphoesterase, producing MSIDWPALVALIGAHERFLLTSHIRPDCDALGSELGMMGVLESLGKDVRIVNGHPTPPNLAFIDPDLRIETLGQGVEVADLDDREVMMILDTSAWAQLGPMGEVVKATPAKKLIFDHHVSEDDLGAALYKNTTAEATGRLVAELAEHLHVPLTPAIATPLFAAVATDTGWFRFPSASPSCYEYMAKLITAGASPPAIYAALYEQDTVGRVKLRGRILANIEVELDGRLAYTFALKEDFTETGALPSDTEDVVNMLLGIAGVEVAVIMVEQATGGFKLSFRSQCELNCSEVAGLFGGGGHRAAAGAFIEGSLSEAQPVVLDGVRKAMR
- a CDS encoding sigma 54-interacting transcriptional regulator; protein product: MVMLVEPEERRFLGLLSRMSHANPFLPERIELERELLGDDAVSTAPVWSKESDLVSDRANIEKLFARVEPLANRLRERMAEGATAEPGDLDLYDDLILYLLYYRFHDEFRTAIANSQDVAAPPVVPHWEPFLETFRRYYETPGRPAPVAHDPAHLFAGFFQVRRAFHHIYHFIVGASMPAARLRAAVWQSIFTHELRRYRRTLYKSLGDITTLISGPSGTGKELVARAIGLSRYIPFDVKQRRFTELFHASFYPLNLSALSPTLIESELFGHCRGAFTGAVGDRQGWLEVCTPLGTVFLDEIGELDPSIQVKLLRVLQSRMFQRLGESSDRRFPGKIIAATNRDLAADMLSGSFRQDFYYRLCSDMIRTPALHEQLADQPADLYNLVRFITQRIADEEAESIAQEVVEWIEGHLGSDYPWPGNIRELEQCVRNVMIRREYLPPPCAPTPTVHPISEALARCELSADQLLRMYCTYAYQKIGSFEQTAKALQLDRRTVKSKVDEELLETLQAEFERPS
- a CDS encoding MBL fold metallo-hydrolase — protein: MYDADAPWTVRRSSFRRELYGSRTTCFFYRHHDTFIVIDHGLGVETVSDYILAMLAGESDRTHVIHCIQTHYHEDHLAGLRASSLLFAKNLVLRFYSPELSAYREEDGDGCDDTVMEQVLEATFQERFWPVTLPMLDSIGARREHLSYRPGETIKIGDVRVHTIPLSHPGGCSGLRLETSGSGAIVIATDYEPPEKPEAEVVEFFSRSKLLIADMQYRDEEYTGERSIGGVAMSRVGWGHGTPDRILPAILACSQRPERVLISHHDPKRSDMELRMYFEESLDRLESLSGRVPFAYEFAHDGDVFGV
- a CDS encoding S9 family peptidase; protein product: MQRILIVLTACTTLSLLGAAVSWAADGPVPLIPRTKFFGNPEKARARISPDGKRLAFVAPVNGVLNVWVGPANDWKQARPVTHDTHRGVVRFSWAYTNRHLLYLQDKDGDEDNHVYAIDLDSGQIKDLTPIEKISAELDTVSELFPEEILVGINDRDERYFHDLYRVNLLTGERKLVEQNPGYAALLADDHYRVRLAMNFTAEAGQVYLKKTAAGEWEEFIQVDAVDAMTTSPLGFSESGDQLYMLDSRNRDTAALQQVDLATGAAKLLAEDPRADIDNVIIHPTKKTVQAASSTFARRKWMVLDPSIADDLKYLTSVARGEIEITSRTLDDKIWTVAYIMDDGPVRFYLYHRDQKKTEFLFVSQSDLEGLPLVKMTPVVIPARDGLKLVSYLSLPAGCDADKNGRVDKPLPMVLLVHGGPWARDSWGYDPEHQLLANRGYAVLSVNYRGSTGFGKNFINAGDQQWAANMHNDLIDAVDWAIEKGIAQPDKVAVMGGSYGGYAALVSLTFTPEKFACAVDLVGPSSLVTLLQNPPPYWMPFMPVMKRRVGDVGTAEGREFLESRSPLFLVEKIQKPLLIGQGANDPRVKQAEADQIVAAMRAKTIPVTYLLYGDEGHGFARPENRFSFYAVAEAFLAKQLGGRFEPIGEAFRGASIEVPAGADEVPGLEAALQEKQTDDAKKDDAE